A region of the Oncorhynchus nerka isolate Pitt River linkage group LG26, Oner_Uvic_2.0, whole genome shotgun sequence genome:
aggcagcagagtggagggtgCAGGGGTCCTCAAGCAGCGGAGTGgagtgaggagggtggaggggtcctcaggcagcagagtggagggtggaggggtccTCAAGCagcagagtggagggtggaggggtcctcaggcagcagagtggagggtggaggggtccTCAGGCAGCAGAGTGCAGGGTGGAGGGGTCCTCAAGCAGCGGAGTGGAGCGAGGAAGGTGGAAAGGGTCCTCaagcagcagagtgggagacaaaGCGGATCCTCTGGGAGTAGATTAGGTCGCTGAAGTACAGCACCATGTTGACATGGGTGAACACCGCCACCACCAGCTTGCTGTCCCAGGGACAGTTCTCCCAGGGACAGCCGTCAGGGCGACCCGGCGTGCCATACTTCCTGTCGAAGCTAAAGATGGGCCACACCAGGGCGGCGCTCAGGTACAGCAGCGTCGCCAGGAACGTGTAGATGATCACGAAGCGGTCGAAGGGGAAACGCAGGGGCAGAGCCGAGGCTTTTCCCGACACGGTCACAGCGATCACGACCACGGTGATGGAGAAGCACAGGCTGTAGACCACCACGCAGTAATGAGTGGGGATGTGGCGGTTGTACTCACTGCCGTTGGCCAGGGCCCCGAATATAATGCAGGCCACGAAGGCCTGGACCACCTTGAGCAGGCCTGACATAGTGGCCATGTAGCCCACCACATGGCCGGGTTTGGCCCGGGTTAGGAACACCTCAGCCGCGTAGGCGAAGCAGCAGAAACTGGAGCACACGGTGACAGCGATGCGGTAGTTGCGCACCTCGCAGCCCCCGTCCGACTTGGAGCACTGAGAGCGCAGGAAGTAGACGGGGTAGACGACGGAGGCGGCGACATACATGAGTGTGGCGAGCATGGCGAACGCCACAGTGAGGTTGTCCCAGGAAATGGGCATGCAGCAGGGGAGGCGTGTCACATCCATGGTGAACACCAGCAGGGTCATGGCGAAGCAGAAGCACCACACAAACATGCAGTAGATACCATAGGCGTGGTTGTATCCGGCGCTGTGGGCCACCAGGGCTATGATGGTGCAGCCCAGGAGGAGCTGGAGCATACGGGCCGCTCCTAGAGGAGACAGCACCGCCGCCTTGTTCAGGTAGTGTCCGCCTTGGGGGTCCATGGTCACACCTCCTGTCCCCTAATTGCCAAAAGCTGTCTGGGTGTATCTTCTTCCCAATGGTGACTCCAGGCAGCCTCCTTCCCTTCAGGTTAGGTGTCGTTGCCCCCGCCTTGGGGGTCTGGGTGTCACTTGCACTCAAAAATGCCCCCAGGCAGCCTCTTTCCTTTGCCCCCAGGGAGCCTCCTTTCTATGCCTCCAGacagccccccctccctcccttcaagTTGGGTGTCCTTGGCCTgactctccccctttctctctctctgtgtggggaCCTCGCCCTTTGCCTGGCTCTTTTTATAGACAGGTCTAATTACAAATCTCCCTTTATGTTTCCCTGCATGCACCTTGTAATTACTGCAGTGTGTTGGAGATCGGGTTACAGTCGGCCACAATGGTGTTCAACTTACAACGCAGTCAGAGCCTTGAGCAGTGCTGATTTCATCTCCCCTGTCAACAGTTTAGCAATTTTGgattctcaaataacatcaaatctTGTAACTTCTTTGCTTCTCTAACGGTAACAATTTAATGTTGACCCAAGTGATCTGTCTAGTTTCTTACAGATGCTTGTATCAATAATCACATATCGAGAT
Encoded here:
- the LOC115115741 gene encoding myeloid-associated differentiation marker-like protein 2, which codes for MDPQGGHYLNKAAVLSPLGAARMLQLLLGCTIIALVAHSAGYNHAYGIYCMFVWCFCFAMTLLVFTMDVTRLPCCMPISWDNLTVAFAMLATLMYVAASVVYPVYFLRSQCSKSDGGCEVRNYRIAVTVCSSFCCFAYAAEVFLTRAKPGHVVGYMATMSGLLKVVQAFVACIIFGALANGSEYNRHIPTHYCVVVYSLCFSITVVVIAVTVSGKASALPLRFPFDRFVIIYTFLATLLYLSAALVWPIFSFDRKYGTPGRPDGCPWENCPWDSKLVVAVFTHVNMVLYFSDLIYSQRIRFVSHSAA